In the genome of Crassostrea angulata isolate pt1a10 chromosome 6, ASM2561291v2, whole genome shotgun sequence, the window AGCCtgaatttattaaatttgtttactTTTCAATATTGCAAAAAAGTCATTGTTCTTAATTTGTGCACTTGCAAGCTGAAAATTGCTCTTGATAACAGAGATTCATAATAAATGGTTATTTTTGCATCTAAAAACTCACCTGTTATATCTTCACTTGAGTCTTTTGATCCAAGTGGGGGTAATGACGGAAATAATGGAGCCGGAGAGACAGGGTTAGGAACATTTGGTTGTTTCCAAAATGACTGTGGCAATGCTCGCAATCTCATCGGCACTGACTCTGttgcaatacaaaatatttagacCATTTTAAAGTAAGTAAATTTTAGTAGTCATGAATCAAGTTTATAAAATTCATACATACTACTTGATAggtttatatattaataaaataataattcatttatgTTTCAGGAgtcaaaaatagaaattaaaagCACCTCTTTTTGGTCTAACTTTGGGAGGTGTTGGAGCTCTCTTTTTCAAAGCAGACTTAAAATCAAACTCAGTAGTCTtcttctttttcacttttttaatttcttgtgCATGATGACGAAATCCGGGGGGTCTTATATATACTGGACCACTGGCTGTACTGCTTCCACTAGGAGAGGCTACATTTTCATAGTCATGATCATGTTCATATGCATGTTGGACGGATGAACTACTATTCACACTAGAACGTGGGGAAGGAGGTAGACTCTCTTCTTCATCACTGGACGTTACTAGAGGCCCTGATGCCCCTCGCTTAGACCCGTGCTGTGGTAATGTCAATTTCTCACTATCTAACTGTCCTTCTTCTTTAATATCTGTTAAAGGAATATTTGAACGTTTCCCTCCTTGTGAGGTAGCCTCTTCATTCTCTTGACTGACTAGACCATTATTTGtagaaataattttctttaatccATAGGATTTATAGCGTGATGACTCCTCGTCCTCATTCAGGACAATTATATTTGATAATGTCGATTTTTTCACACAAGTTAACTTAGAATCCTCATCCAAGTTAACTGTAATTAAACTTGACGTTGGCGCCCTCTTTCCTCCATATGATTTTGTTGGAATGTTACTGGTTAAGTGCAATGGTTCGTCTTCCTCTGTATATGAATGGAACCCATGTGGAGCTTTTTTACCACCATACGATTTTTGAGTTGAACCTAAGCCAAAATTTACATCCAACAAGGGAACTTGTGCTGCAGAGAGTGATGCCATTTTGTTAGCATAGAGCTGTCATGATTCCTAAAACAAAAAGACTTCATACTATTTGTGTCAAATCTATGGCgtaaaattcaaaatgcaatTATGACAAATATAGAACGAGTGCATTTAACCTGCTTCAACATGTCTTTCGCAAAATAATCAACGAGTATATAACGCAACGCATAAACAACATGGTATAAAGAGATATCATAAGGGTTTAcctgaaaacaatatatattgttGAAACTATtctttttgatataaataagaAGTTCGGCCATTGCTGTTATAAGATGTTGTTTACACGATCAATTCCCGTCGCCATGCATATGTAAACAATCTCCGATCGAAATATAAACTGGTTCTAAATCAGAATAGAACCAgaaaaaaatgacgtcatttttgcATGAACACAAAAAAGCATACTTTTTATTCTATTCttaaatgtaaatgaaatattttatcattgcaTTATCTCATTTTGGTGAATATTACAATTTTCAACCCCCAACCCCCCTAaaataagcattttttaaagaaggAATAAGAATACGAACGGGTTATTGAAATTCTCTTTTTGTTTTCTgcataaattgacaaaaatccGCCACACCGGAAGTGAAGGAATCTCATCCCCTGCTAAA includes:
- the LOC128190476 gene encoding uncharacterized protein LOC128190476, which produces MASLSAAQVPLLDVNFGLGSTQKSYGGKKAPHGFHSYTEEDEPLHLTSNIPTKSYGGKRAPTSSLITVNLDEDSKLTCVKKSTLSNIIVLNEDEESSRYKSYGLKKIISTNNGLVSQENEEATSQGGKRSNIPLTDIKEEGQLDSEKLTLPQHGSKRGASGPLVTSSDEEESLPPSPRSSVNSSSSVQHAYEHDHDYENVASPSGSSTASGPVYIRPPGFRHHAQEIKKVKKKKTTEFDFKSALKKRAPTPPKVRPKRESVPMRLRALPQSFWKQPNVPNPVSPAPLFPSLPPLGSKDSSEDITDMRPITPPDEKERHKKQPKQSERKVYITGDTDLLLKHLFDRAVEDKKNPQIKRGRPRKIAVPRETGTKALISGDDPYLVDAVTQKLFPQLSLESRQGQIGSTTLQLVTLRDGDKSVTLPSLSIEQNYSQMLSDLAMNI